The Alteromonas macleodii ATCC 27126 genome segment CGAAGGTGTACACCACACTAATAACTTAATGCTAAAAACGGGTGACGAGCTGTTCGTACTTGATAGCTGGAAGACTCTAGCGACTGAACACAACGTGAAATTACTAGTATGCATTACCGCCGCCGTTAAGCGAGGTATTGTTAGTGAGTTAGAGGCGAAAGAGAATGGGTTGTCTCAGGCCAACTTAACCACGCCTTTCGAGCAAGCTGGCTTGGGCGAATTCTTCACTGCGCTCCATGATTGCAACAGGTTGGTACAATTCTAATGGCGCAACTACTTATTAGGTTTACGCAAAGCCCTTTTTCCAATGCTAAAAGCCAAGACGGTTTAGATTTTGCGCTTGCTGCAACAAACTATGGGCACGATGTTAAAGTGCTTTTTGAAAGCCAAGGTGTACTGCAGCTTGTTAAGGCAGCGTCTACCAAAGGACTAAAAAATCACACCAAACGTTTAGCTAGCATGCCGTTTTTCGATATCGAAGAATGCTTTGTGTGTAAAGCAAGTGCAGATACCTACGACATTGAGCAGGTTCTTTCTAATAACAGTCTAGTTGATGAGTTAGACTGTGAGTGGATAACCCCAGAAGAAAAGGTCACGCTTATCCAAAGCGTAGATCATGTGGTGACATTCTAATGCTTATTACTATTTCAACGCCAAATTTGAGCACTGAATACAAACAGCTTATTGAAGCCACTTTTGAGCAATCGACTTCTACTTATGTTGTATTTGTTGGTGATGGCGTTTATGCCCCTGCATTAAACACCGCGTTTTTTGAGCGGCTGGCCAATACGGTAAAAAGTACGGTAGAGAGTACGGTAGAGAGTACGACAAAAGGCACGGCAAAAGACAAACCAACGCTAAACCTGTCGTTCTTGAGTACAGATGCGGATACCAGGGGCGCAAATCTTCCCGAACATATTAATCCTATTTCTCACAAAGAACTTGCTGCAATATCAGCAAAAAATCAGCACTGGATACCCCTTTCATGACACAAGAAACCTATAGCTTCAATTATAAAGGGCAAGCGATCCCTACAGACAAAGCCGGGTATTTACTCGACTATACCCTTTGGGAAGAAGATATGGTTGAGTTGCTGGCGCAAGAAGAGAACATTGAATTAACCGAAGCCCACTGGGAAGTGGTGCGCTTCGTACGCGCATTCTATGAAGAGTACGAAACCAGCCCAGCGATTCGTGCTTTGGTGAAAGCTATGGCCAATAAGTTTGGGCCAGAAAAAGGTAATAGCCGCTACCTGCAGCGACTCTTTAAAAAAGGCCCGGCTAAGCAAGCCACCAAACTGGCAGGGTTACCTAAACCTGCCAAATGCTTGTAAAGGCGTTGCTGAAAAGGCCAGGCATAATTTAGTTCTGTTTTCCGTCAATCGCACCGCTCCGGAAAAGCGTACACTGTCTCTGTACAAGGAGTCTGGCCATTACTCGCATAGCAAGTGCGCATACTCACTGTTCTTTTGCAAATTCCTGGAGAAACGGTATCTAAAATATTTGAAGAATCTAGACCTGGGCCAATATAAGCCCCCCAATATTGTTTTTTTGCCTGTTTTTTAGCAAGTTCTCTTCGGCACTGCTCGTCGTCAGCAATGGTATTAGTTGTTTCATCTATTTCGCCATCCATAAATGCTAGCGCATGGGTCATCCCATCAATTTTAGACATGCCTCTCTCTAGGCTTAATGCTACCGAATTTAACTTATATTTATGATTTGTAGAGAGTTCCGACAAAAAGCCAAGTCGAAAAACTAAGCGATTCTCAGCGTCACCAACAATAGCAATGCTAGACTCTCCACTTAAGTCACGATAAACATTAAGGTCTACTGAATGGCCATCAATTTCAATTTCTAGACCAGTCAATTCCTCACCTTTACCTAAATCATTGAGATTTAAATCTTTAGCGTTCACGTGGTCTATAATGCGACTTTCAATTTGGTTGCTGACCACTTTTTGCCTCCTTGCTCCTTTGTAGTATTCAGAAACAACATAGCATGTGGCTGATGTTTCAGATAATGCCTTTGTAGTTGATGTAAAAGAGGCCTTTTTCGAACTATTAAGGGAGTTTGGCTGCTCAGATTCATTCATGGTCGAAGCATTTACTATTGCGGGTAAGAATAGAAACGTCGCTAATATTCCTATTTTATTCATTGAAAAGTCCTTATCTCTTATTTCTTATGTCCTATTTCTTATAATGGTTAATGTAGACTGCAACCCCCTTACAATCAATATTATTGTTCAAAAACATATATTACGATTAGATAAATTACATTAATCTTATGAATTAAGCATAACTCGCTTCTTCCTAGTTATTATTCCTACCAAGCGCTTTGCACGGGTTGAACCCCGATTCGAGGTAGCGAGCAGAGTAGCCGCCCTACAGTTATTTGCTTTAGCTTTGGTGTTGATATTGCAACTCCCCTCTTACATTAGCGTTTTATCTCGGGTTTCAGGCATATTTTTCATACTTGCCTTTTACCGAACATCATAAACGTGAATGTTTTACATAAATGGACATAGGAGGCTGTATGACAGTTCAAAAACACTACGTAATTGTGGCCAACCACGACGACGCCACAGCTTACACCTATACCAACCACGGAAGTGCACTTGTTGAAGTAAAAAAGTGGCACAACGAGTTTAGTGACGCGAGTGACCAAGACATTTATACAGATAAACCCGGCAGACAATCGGCTCCCGCTTCGCAAGTACCAGGCGTTGATAGCATGAATCGAAAAGATGCCGCCGAACTCGAAGATGAACGATTTGCTAGTGACATTGCTGACTGGCTAGATGGTGAGCGTAAACGAGGTGCGTTGGGCTCTATAGATATTATTAGTGGACCAGGGTTCCTTGGAAAATTGAGAGGCGAAATGTCATCTCAATGTTCAGATATCGTCGACAAAGAAGTGAAAAAGAATGTTTTAGGTGCAGACGAGGAAACCTTGCTTTCATACCTTAAATAAAACGTTATTTAGTAGTTAGATTGTCACAGGCGGCTGTTGTCATTGCCGCCTTCTCTTACTCGCTTATAAGTAAAAGTTAGCGGTTTTCGTTAGCTTTTAACACATTAACCTCACCGATTGCCTCGGCGCTTTTAAACGTCTTTACTCGTGTGACTTCAAGATCGGTATAAACACGAGGATTATTCAAAATATATTCTACCTCATTGTTCAATGAGCCTTGTGTGTCAGCCGCTAACCACGCATTTATCGCATGTGCATTATGTGGAAGAAAGCAAGGAATGGATTTTTCATGATACTTGCTAAATCCCTCTACGGGTGGGCGCGTCACTACTGCACAGGAAAATAGGCCATTACTAAACCGCCGGTATACCGCGCCAATTAACAATGCACCAGTGGCCGGTTTCATTAAAAAGTGCGCTTTTCCTTTACCAAGTGGGTTTGACTCCCCTACTGCAGTTGCGACAACCACAGCTCGTCGTTCACGAATAAACTTTCCCCAATAAGGGCTTTCTAGATTACGGGCATTGAATGTGGTTCTGTTGCCAACCTCTAACGTGTCGCCAACGGGCTTAGCATCAAACCACCATGTAGCATCGATGGTGCTATCACCAGATACAATTAAATTGGTAATTTGTCGTTCTGGCACTTTTCCAAATGCAGGATAAAAGTTAATAACATTGCTTGTGGAAGATTCATTGACAAAAAGCGGAATGGTTTGTGTAAGCCCGACTTCTTCAAGTAGCGCAATAACGTCAGGTGAGTCAGTAATACGCTGTATAAATCCGCACATAAGTCCTCGTATTGAAAAATGCTTCCGCCATTTTAAAATTCTATAGGTTCCATATCTCAAAATATTGCATGGTAAATGAAAAAAGGAAAAGGGATTCAC includes the following:
- the tusD gene encoding sulfurtransferase complex subunit TusD; this encodes MAEYSVLITSSPFQGDTALRALSFAQGVIDNGDVINNVFFYSEGVHHTNNLMLKTGDELFVLDSWKTLATEHNVKLLVCITAAVKRGIVSELEAKENGLSQANLTTPFEQAGLGEFFTALHDCNRLVQF
- a CDS encoding DsrE family protein, which gives rise to MAQLLIRFTQSPFSNAKSQDGLDFALAATNYGHDVKVLFESQGVLQLVKAASTKGLKNHTKRLASMPFFDIEECFVCKASADTYDIEQVLSNNSLVDELDCEWITPEEKVTLIQSVDHVVTF
- a CDS encoding TusE/DsrC/DsvC family sulfur relay protein; translation: MTQETYSFNYKGQAIPTDKAGYLLDYTLWEEDMVELLAQEENIELTEAHWEVVRFVRAFYEEYETSPAIRALVKAMANKFGPEKGNSRYLQRLFKKGPAKQATKLAGLPKPAKCL
- a CDS encoding host attachment protein; amino-acid sequence: MTVQKHYVIVANHDDATAYTYTNHGSALVEVKKWHNEFSDASDQDIYTDKPGRQSAPASQVPGVDSMNRKDAAELEDERFASDIADWLDGERKRGALGSIDIISGPGFLGKLRGEMSSQCSDIVDKEVKKNVLGADEETLLSYLK
- a CDS encoding SOS response-associated peptidase family protein, translated to MCGFIQRITDSPDVIALLEEVGLTQTIPLFVNESSTSNVINFYPAFGKVPERQITNLIVSGDSTIDATWWFDAKPVGDTLEVGNRTTFNARNLESPYWGKFIRERRAVVVATAVGESNPLGKGKAHFLMKPATGALLIGAVYRRFSNGLFSCAVVTRPPVEGFSKYHEKSIPCFLPHNAHAINAWLAADTQGSLNNEVEYILNNPRVYTDLEVTRVKTFKSAEAIGEVNVLKANENR